One region of Gouania willdenowi chromosome 13, fGouWil2.1, whole genome shotgun sequence genomic DNA includes:
- the LOC114474652 gene encoding transmembrane protease serine 13-like has product MAKPDPNSPPPPYYTLDLHTQPPLKSYEEVVYGYKPDQKPQSHPNYIPQYPPTVVGPQVTQPNIPHQKRNRCRQNNAQWYGGALAALALLTLLGLAIWLGIRYGTRGTVAIIYFEESEDQGSESAPLPDFDTCSNNTVQCDAIRDCSLSSDEANCVRFGRNFGLQVKTAQDGRFLPVCYQGWDQSNADQLCAQLGFGKSFVSNVIVSQETIGLTLTGEPSSLIQGSVNVSSSCPNQQTVSLQCVDCGRQQSTSRIIGGNKAEAGQWPWQVTLHFRGSHVCGGVLISSDYVVTAAHCFPSDSSLSVDNWRVYGGVVSLDALPEPYYVKKILISEQYNSQTNDHDVALLKLTSSVTFDDKVQPACLPLTGQTFAPGMQCWTSGFGTTDANQAVASSDLFEVTVDIIDSRECNSPKSYRGQVTKNMLCAGKMEGGKDSCQGDSGGPLVCEGENRWFLAGITSWGSGCGLKNKPGVYTKVSSVLPWISSTMQREEF; this is encoded by the exons ATGGCAAAGCCTGACCCG AACTCACCTCCCCCTCCTTACTACACACTTGATTTACACACCCAGCCCCCCCTCAAGTCTTATGAGGAGGTTGTGTACGGCTATAAACCCGACCAGAAACCCCAGTCCCACCCAAATTACATTCCACAGTATCCACCAACTGTGGTTGGTCCACAAGTGACACAGCCCAACATAC CTCACCAAAAGAGAAATCGATGCCGTCAGAATAATGCCCAGTGGTATGGTGGTGCCCTGGCAGCCCTGGCCTTACTTACCTTGTTAGGACTTGCGATCTGGCTTGGAA TTCGTTATGGCACTAGGGGAACAGTGGCCATCATCTATTTTGAGGAGAGTGAGGATCAGGGAAGCGAGAGCGCTCCTTTGCCTGACTTTGACACATGTTCCAACAATACTGTTCAATGTGATGCAATAAGGGACTGCAGCTTGAGCTCAGACGAAGCAAATTGTG TGAGGTTCGGTAGGAACTTTGGTCTGCAGGTCAAAACAGCTCAAGATGGTCGTTTCCTCCCAGTTTGTTACCAAGGCTGGGATCAGAGCAATGCCGATCAACTTTGTGCTCAACTAGGATTTGGAAA GTCTTTTGTTAGTAATGTAATTGTTTCCCAGGAGACAATTGGTTTAACACTGACGGGTGAACCATCTTCTCTGATCCAGGGTTCGGTAAACGTCAG TTCTTCCTGTCCAAACCAGCAGACGGTCTCCCTGCAGTGTGTTG ACTGCGGTAGGCAGCAGTCCACATCTCGGATCATCGGGGGCAACAAAGCTGAAGCAGGACAGTGGCCTTGGCAGGTGACGCTACACTTTAGGGGTTCCCACGTCTGTGGAGGAGTATTGATCTCATCAGATTATGTGGTGACGGCCGCCCACTGTTTCCCAAG TGACTCGTCTCTCTCTGTTGATAACTGGAGAGTGTATGGTGGAGTGGTGTCTCTTGATGCACTTCCTGAGCCATATTATGTCAAGAAGATCCTAATCAGCGAGCAGTACAACAGCCAGACTAATGACCATGATGTTGCTCTTCTCAAACTTACTTCTTCAGTTACTTTTGACG ACAAAGTTCAACCTGCATGTCTGCCATTAACCGGCCAGACATTTGCTCCGGGAATGCAATGCTGGACCTCAGGTTTTGGAACTACTGACGCAAATCAAG CCGTTGCCTCCAGTGATCTGTTTGAGGTGACTGTGGACATCATCGATTCAAGAGAGTGCAACAGTCCAAAATCGTATAGAGGTCAAGTGACCAAGAACATGCTCTGTGCAGGAAAGATGGAAGGTGGCAAAGACTCCTGTCAG GGCGACAGTGGTGGGCCGTTGGTGTGTGAGGGAGAAAACCGATGGTTTCTGGCAGGGATCACCAGCTGGGGTTCTGGCTGTGGCCTCAAAAACAAGCCTGGTGTTTATACCAAAGTCAGTAGTGTTCTCCCCTGGATTTCTAGCACCATGCAG CGAGAAGAATTTTGA
- the LOC114474786 gene encoding uncharacterized protein LOC114474786, producing the protein MKPLSGVIALQPDKLVVNILEGEVTATWKRPAGAPLISKYNVQMAKLSEEWAAVASCTNITSTSCDLSSFIHDCRAAYKVRVQLVLKGQTSVWSVKKVLPNTGALRPPFFTLSSTSSTLTVSFHERPILKECFPFGLIYTIIMEDVKNENKTTTAYIRDDIGEDKRSQTFTSLQWGKEYCVSAMVEGAGALERSIVSPKQCLLLPKEEWLITAEILVSAVGVLGIIVLMVTMLCCYLRSSAKTPAALKSPVSAWLPLTVGEAPLEVVTDKGWFLSSAREDVKHSIKVPRTHITVKVHGQRASVDSGLDMESNSASDNGEGHSLRQEDSGCGSMGGLESSNCNLLKTPLDNVQRTNRMERRRKDSGESIGFHPNTISTSLEEHERSFRIEIVPQSNYHRQSPSAVQVSASDTRDRLNQTHGDSTLAKVVTGYRAGPQSYICSGAGQCSWCHNRRTREEQQKHICSVSGTLEDKNPIPGYTKNPHIDTIRMEDLEKTFLQSKETFPLLASLSTLPLMKCGQDNNMGNVSLSLCDVKLQID; encoded by the exons ATGAAACCCCTGTCAG GAGTTATTGCTCTTCAGCCTGACAAACTGGTGGTAAATATTTTGGAAGGGGAGGTGACAGCAACTTGGAAACGACCTGCGGGTGCCCCTCTGATCTCCAAGTACAATGTACAAATGGCAAA ACTCAGTGAAGAATGGGCTGCTGTGGCGAGCTGCACAAACATCACAAGCACCTCCTGTGACCTCAGCAGCTTTATACACGATTGTCGCGCTGCCTACAAAGTCAGAGTTCAGCTTGTCTTGAAGGGTCAAACCTCTGTGTGGTCAGTCAAGAAAGTTCTTCCAAATACAG GTGCATTACGGCCTCCCTTCTTCACTTTGAGTTCTACGTCCAGCACTCTAACAGTTTCATTTCATGAAAGacccatcctgaaagaatgctTTCCTTTCGGCCTGATCTACACTATCATCATggaggatgtaaaaaatgaaaataag ACTACTACAGCTTACATAAGAGATGACATAGGGGAGGACAAAAGAAGTCAAACCTTTACTTCTCTCCAATGGGGCAAAGAGTATTGTGTTAGCGCTATGGTTGAAGGTGCCGGAGCATTGGAGAGAAGCATTGTCTCCCCCAAACAGTGTCTTCTTCTACCAAaggaag AATGGTTAATAACTGCGGAAATATTGGTTTCTGCTGTTGGTGTACTTGGAATCATTGTTCTTATGGTAACCATGCTCTGCTGTTATTTGAGAAGTTCAGCAAAAACCCCAGCTGCACTG AAATCTCCTGTAAGTGCATGGCTTCCACTTACTGTTGGTGAAGCTCCTCTGGAGGTAGTGACAGACAAGGGATGGTTCCTGTCAAGTGCGAGAGAAGACGTGAAACATTCTATCAAAGTCCCACGGACCCACATTACAGTGAAAGTACACGGCCAGAGGGCCAGCGTGGATAGTGGGCTGGACATGGAGTCCAACTCTGCATCAGACAATGGAGAAGGTCATTCGCTGAGACAAGAAGACAGTGGGTGTGGGAGTATGGGTGGACTAGAGAGCTCCAACTGCAATCTATTGAAAACCCCCCTGGACAATGTGCAGAGGACTAACAGaatggaaagaagaagaaaggatAGTGGTGAAAGCATTGGTTTCCATCCCAATACTATCTCAACGAGCCTGGAAGAGCATGAGAGAAGCTTTCGCATAGAAATTGTTCCTCAGAGTAATTATCACAGACAGAGTCCCTCAGCTGTGCAGGTCAGTGCCTCTGATACCAGAGACAGACTCAATCAAACACATGGAGACTCAACATTAGCCAAAGTGGTCACAGGATACAGAGCAGGGCCACAGTCCTATATCTGCTCAGGGGCAGGTCAGTGCAGCTGGTGCCACAACAGACGCACACGTGAAGAACAGCAAAAACATATATGTAGTGTGAGTGGAACGCTCGAAGACAAAAATCCAATTCCTGGCTATACAAAAAACCCACATATAGACACTATCCGGATGGaggacctggaaaaaacattcTTACAATCAAAGGAGACCTTTCCTCTGCTAGCATCTTTGTCCACTCTTCCACTGATGAAATGTGGACAGGACAACAATATGGGGAACGTgtccctctctctctgtgacGTAAAGCTGCAAATTGactga